A single window of Microbispora hainanensis DNA harbors:
- a CDS encoding glycoside hydrolase family 15 protein, translating to MRIEDYALIGDMHTAALVGRDGSVDWLCLPRFDSGACFAALLGGRAAGRWLLAPAGGGTCTRRRYRDGTLVLETTWDRPSGCVRVLDFMPPRGEAPDLVRIVEGVRGRVDMRTELLLRFEYGAVIPWVRHREGELAVVAGPNAAWLQSPVELAHDSRLRGTTASFAVSAGDRVPFVLTWQQSWQGRPRRLDADEELAATDRRWRRWLGRCRYHGEYGEAVGSSLLALKALTYAPTGGVVAAATTSLPERIGGPRNWDYRYSWLRDASFTLRALIGAGYADEATAWRDWLLRAVAGDPADLQIMYTLDGSRHMPEWTADWLQGYEGSRPVRIGNAASGQFQLDVYGEVIECLYQARQAGLRPDEDVWDLQRELMEYLEGAWREPDNGLWEVRGPRRDFVHSKVFAWVAADRMVRSVEAQGLDGPVRRWRALREEIHRDVCAHGYDACRNTFTQFYGSKGLDAALLLIPRLGFLPLDDPRVAGTVDAVCRELTEDGLVLRYRPEADDVDGLPGGEGVFIACSFWLAHALALIGRRERSRRLFERLLSLRNDVGLLSEEYDVREGRLTGNFPQAYSHVSIVNTARALAGAGTSE from the coding sequence ATGCGCATCGAGGACTACGCGCTCATCGGCGACATGCACACGGCCGCCCTGGTCGGCCGCGACGGCTCCGTGGACTGGCTGTGCCTGCCGCGCTTCGACTCCGGAGCCTGCTTCGCGGCGCTCCTGGGCGGCCGCGCGGCGGGCCGCTGGCTGCTGGCCCCGGCGGGCGGGGGAACGTGCACCCGCCGCCGCTACCGCGACGGCACGCTGGTCCTGGAGACGACCTGGGACAGGCCCAGCGGGTGCGTGCGGGTCCTCGACTTCATGCCGCCGCGCGGGGAGGCGCCCGACCTCGTACGGATCGTGGAGGGCGTGCGGGGCCGGGTGGACATGCGCACGGAGCTGCTGCTGCGCTTCGAATACGGCGCGGTGATCCCCTGGGTGCGGCACCGCGAGGGGGAGCTGGCCGTCGTCGCCGGCCCCAACGCCGCCTGGCTCCAGTCGCCCGTCGAGCTCGCCCACGACTCCCGTCTCCGGGGGACGACCGCCTCCTTCGCCGTGTCGGCGGGCGACCGGGTGCCGTTCGTGCTCACCTGGCAGCAGTCGTGGCAGGGCCGGCCGCGGCGGCTGGACGCGGACGAGGAGCTGGCCGCCACCGACCGGCGGTGGAGGCGGTGGCTCGGCCGGTGCCGCTATCACGGGGAGTACGGCGAGGCCGTGGGCAGCAGCCTCCTCGCGCTCAAGGCCCTCACGTACGCCCCCACGGGCGGCGTCGTCGCGGCGGCCACGACCTCGCTGCCGGAGCGGATCGGCGGCCCGCGCAACTGGGACTACCGCTACAGCTGGCTGCGGGACGCGTCGTTCACGCTGCGGGCGCTGATCGGCGCGGGGTACGCGGACGAGGCGACGGCCTGGCGCGACTGGCTGCTGCGGGCCGTCGCCGGGGACCCCGCCGACCTGCAGATCATGTACACGCTCGACGGCAGCAGGCACATGCCCGAGTGGACCGCCGACTGGCTGCAGGGATACGAGGGATCGCGGCCGGTGCGGATCGGCAACGCCGCCTCGGGGCAGTTCCAGCTCGACGTGTACGGCGAGGTGATCGAGTGCCTTTACCAGGCCAGACAGGCGGGCCTGCGGCCGGACGAGGATGTCTGGGACCTGCAGCGCGAGCTCATGGAGTATCTGGAGGGGGCGTGGCGGGAGCCCGACAACGGGCTGTGGGAGGTGCGCGGCCCGCGCCGCGACTTCGTCCATTCCAAGGTCTTCGCCTGGGTGGCGGCCGACCGCATGGTCCGCTCGGTCGAGGCGCAGGGCCTCGACGGTCCCGTCCGCCGGTGGCGCGCCCTGCGTGAGGAGATCCACCGGGACGTGTGCGCGCACGGCTACGACGCCTGCCGCAACACCTTCACCCAGTTCTACGGGTCGAAGGGGCTCGACGCCGCGCTGCTGCTCATTCCCCGGCTCGGCTTCCTGCCCCTGGACGACCCACGTGTGGCGGGCACCGTCGACGCCGTGTGCCGAGAGCTGACGGAGGACGGGCTCGTCCTGCGCTACCGGCCCGAGGCCGACGACGTGGACGGCCTGCCGGGCGGGGAGGGCGTCTTCATCGCCTGCTCCTTCTGGCTCGCCCACGCGCTCGCCCTGATCGGCCGCCGCGAACGGTCGCGGCGCCTGTTCGAGCGCCTGCTGTCCCTGCGCAACGACGTCGGCCTGCTGTCGGAGGAATACGACGTACGCGAGGGACGTCTCACCGGCAACTTCCCCCAGGCGTACAGCCACGTCTCCATCGTGAACACGGCCCGGGCGCTGGCCGGCGCGGGGACATCGGAGTGA
- a CDS encoding D-arabinono-1,4-lactone oxidase — protein MTQLVTNWAGNITFRAAEVERPSSVEELRALVARSEKARVLGSGHSFNHIADSPGALISLDALPPEIEIDGGSSTVRVAANVRYAELGRRLHEKGYALPNLASLPHISVAGSCATGTHGSGDANGGLATSVRAIEMVTAEGELVTLSRDADGDRFAGAVVALGALGVVVAMTLDVVPSFDVRQRVFEGLPAEVLDDRFDAVMSAAYSVSLFTDWRTSRINQAWVKERVGADAAEGFHEPGGGFFGAAPADGPRHPVPGVSAVHCTAQLGVPGPWFERLPHFRPDFTPSSGEELQSEYMVPRQHASAAFRALDAIRDRIAPVLQISEIRTIAGDDLWLSPSQGRDTVAFHFTWIKDTAAVTPVLTAIEERLAPFGARPHWGKLFTLPADVLRTRYERLDEFAALARHYDPRGVFANEFVERYVR, from the coding sequence GTGACTCAATTGGTGACAAACTGGGCGGGCAACATCACCTTCCGGGCCGCTGAGGTCGAGCGGCCCTCCTCAGTCGAGGAACTGCGCGCCCTGGTGGCGCGCAGCGAGAAGGCCCGCGTGCTGGGCAGCGGACACTCCTTCAACCACATCGCCGACTCCCCGGGCGCGCTGATCTCGCTCGACGCGCTGCCACCGGAGATCGAGATCGACGGCGGGTCGTCCACGGTGCGGGTCGCCGCGAACGTCCGGTACGCCGAGCTGGGCCGCCGTCTGCACGAGAAGGGCTACGCCCTGCCCAACCTCGCGTCGCTGCCGCACATCTCGGTCGCGGGCTCCTGCGCGACCGGCACCCACGGCTCGGGCGACGCCAACGGCGGCCTGGCCACCTCCGTACGAGCGATCGAGATGGTGACCGCGGAGGGCGAGCTCGTCACGCTGAGCCGCGACGCGGACGGCGACCGGTTCGCCGGGGCCGTCGTCGCCCTGGGCGCCCTCGGCGTCGTCGTGGCCATGACGCTCGACGTCGTGCCGTCGTTCGACGTCCGCCAGCGGGTGTTCGAGGGACTGCCGGCCGAGGTGCTGGACGACCGGTTCGACGCCGTCATGTCCGCCGCGTACAGCGTCAGCCTGTTCACCGACTGGCGGACCTCGCGGATCAACCAGGCCTGGGTCAAGGAACGAGTCGGCGCGGACGCCGCCGAGGGCTTTCACGAGCCGGGCGGCGGCTTCTTCGGGGCGGCGCCCGCCGACGGCCCGCGGCACCCCGTGCCCGGCGTGTCGGCGGTGCACTGCACGGCCCAGCTGGGCGTCCCCGGCCCCTGGTTCGAGCGCCTGCCGCACTTCCGGCCCGACTTCACGCCCAGCAGCGGCGAGGAGCTCCAGTCGGAGTACATGGTGCCCCGGCAGCACGCGTCGGCGGCCTTCCGCGCCCTCGACGCGATCCGCGACCGCATCGCGCCGGTCCTGCAGATCTCCGAGATCCGCACGATCGCCGGCGACGACCTGTGGCTGAGCCCGAGCCAGGGCCGCGACACCGTGGCCTTCCACTTCACGTGGATCAAGGACACCGCCGCCGTGACGCCCGTGCTCACCGCGATCGAGGAGCGCCTGGCGCCGTTCGGCGCGCGGCCTCACTGGGGGAAGCTGTTCACCCTCCCCGCGGACGTCCTGCGCACCCGCTACGAGCGCCTGGACGAGTTCGCGGCGCTGGCGCGGCACTACGACCCGCGCGGCGTCTTCGCCAACGAGTTCGTCGAGCGGTACGTCCGCTAG
- a CDS encoding peroxiredoxin, with translation MTSAVTSAVPAATPSAPSAAPSAAPSAAPSAAPSAAPSAAPSAGPSAAPSAGPSAAPSAGPGAEPARLPLIGDRAPDFEAESTHGPVRLADYAGRWLVLFSHPADFTPVCTTEFVAFAELADAFAARDVALLANSVDSVYSHLAWTRAIEEKFGVKIPFPVIADLDTRVSRAYGMLHPNMSTTAAVRAVFVIDPQSVVRAILYYPMNAGRMIPEILRLVDALQTSDRDGVSCPANWRPGDDVLLGAPKTQAEVEARLADERLKIVDWYLASVPGRGA, from the coding sequence ATGACTTCTGCCGTGACCTCTGCGGTGCCCGCGGCGACACCGTCGGCACCCTCGGCGGCACCCTCGGCGGCACCCTCGGCGGCACCCTCGGCGGCACCCTCGGCGGCACCCTCGGCGGCACCCTCGGCGGGACCCTCGGCCGCGCCCTCGGCGGGACCCTCGGCCGCGCCCTCGGCGGGACCCGGGGCGGAGCCCGCCCGGCTGCCGCTCATCGGCGACAGGGCGCCGGACTTCGAGGCCGAGAGCACCCACGGGCCGGTCCGGCTCGCCGACTACGCCGGGCGGTGGCTGGTGCTGTTCAGCCATCCGGCCGACTTCACCCCGGTGTGCACCACCGAGTTCGTCGCGTTCGCCGAGCTGGCCGACGCGTTCGCCGCCCGCGACGTCGCCCTGCTCGCCAACTCCGTCGACTCCGTGTACAGCCACCTCGCCTGGACGCGGGCGATCGAGGAGAAGTTCGGCGTGAAGATCCCCTTCCCGGTCATCGCCGACCTCGACACGCGGGTGTCCCGGGCGTACGGCATGCTCCACCCGAACATGTCGACGACGGCGGCGGTCCGCGCGGTGTTCGTGATCGACCCGCAGTCGGTCGTCCGCGCGATCCTCTACTACCCGATGAACGCGGGGCGGATGATCCCCGAGATCCTCAGGCTCGTGGACGCGCTGCAGACGTCCGACCGCGACGGCGTCTCCTGCCCGGCCAACTGGCGTCCGGGCGACGACGTGCTGCTGGGCGCGCCGAAGACCCAGGCCGAGGTGGAGGCCAGACTGGCCGACGAGCGGCTCAAGATCGTCGACTGGTACCTCGCCAGCGTCCCCGGCCGCGGCGCCTGA
- a CDS encoding class I SAM-dependent methyltransferase, with protein MPTTEVSHPLFARFYTWFSHVLDRQGMIGQRAALVSGLSGRVIEVGAGNGLNFVHYPPSVAGVLAVEPEPRLRAAARQAARDAPARIELVSGLADRLPAADGEFDAAVVSFVLCSLPDPVAGLREIRRVLAPGGRLRFLEHVRAWSTGWARTQDLLDATVWPRLTGGCHTGRDSVTAVEAAGFTVGSLERFVFPGRACSPISFCVRGEARP; from the coding sequence ATGCCGACGACCGAGGTCAGCCATCCGCTCTTCGCCCGCTTCTACACGTGGTTCAGCCATGTGCTCGACCGGCAGGGCATGATCGGGCAGCGCGCGGCGCTGGTGTCGGGGCTGTCGGGCCGGGTGATCGAGGTCGGCGCGGGCAACGGGCTCAACTTCGTCCACTATCCGCCGTCCGTCGCCGGTGTGCTGGCCGTCGAGCCCGAGCCGCGGCTGCGGGCGGCCGCCCGTCAGGCGGCCCGTGACGCGCCGGCGCGGATCGAGCTGGTCAGCGGCCTGGCCGACCGGCTCCCGGCCGCCGACGGGGAGTTCGACGCGGCGGTGGTGTCGTTCGTGCTGTGCTCGCTGCCCGACCCCGTCGCCGGACTGCGGGAGATCCGCCGCGTGCTGGCCCCCGGCGGGCGGCTGCGGTTCCTCGAACACGTCCGCGCCTGGTCCACGGGCTGGGCCAGGACGCAGGACCTGCTGGACGCGACCGTGTGGCCGCGCCTGACCGGCGGCTGCCACACGGGCCGCGACAGCGTGACGGCCGTCGAGGCGGCGGGCTTCACCGTGGGGTCGCTGGAGCGCTTCGTCTTCCCCGGCCGCGCCTGCAGCCCCATCTCCTTCTGCGTACGCGGCGAGGCCCGGCCCTGA
- a CDS encoding MFS transporter produces MAGVQAVLKRVALDTRPLSIAAYRRLLVGQGVSFIGFQLTSVAVSGQVYSITGSSLWVGLLGPVSLVPLVVFGLWGGAVADAMDRRRLLLAGSVVAWLSTVALLLHAWSGIGSVYLILAVIALQSVGFAVTSATRGAIIPRIVPTERVPAANTLNFLVSSIGTVVGPLLAGVVLAKGGYAAAYLIDAILFGAGFYAAVRLPTLTPVGEISRPGLRSVVDGLKYVVSKPVVFMSFVVDIIAMAFAMPRALFPEMAAERFGGSAVAFGWLSASIAIGAVVAGVFSGWVGRVRRQGVALTLVIALWGVTVAAAALAQPLWLVVALLAIGGATDLASAVWRQTILQTYAPDEMRGRLQGVFMVVVAGGPRLGDLRAGATADAFGLVPSWAGGGLVCALLVLVTGFGVAAFRRYDAMASRPDTA; encoded by the coding sequence GTGGCGGGGGTACAAGCAGTTCTGAAGCGTGTCGCCCTCGACACAAGGCCCCTGAGCATCGCCGCGTACCGGCGGCTGCTGGTGGGGCAGGGCGTCTCCTTCATCGGGTTCCAGCTCACCTCGGTGGCCGTGAGCGGGCAGGTGTACAGCATCACGGGGTCGTCCCTGTGGGTCGGCCTGCTCGGGCCGGTGAGCCTCGTGCCGCTCGTCGTCTTCGGCCTGTGGGGCGGCGCGGTCGCCGACGCGATGGACCGCCGCCGGCTCCTGCTGGCCGGCTCGGTGGTGGCCTGGCTGTCCACCGTCGCCCTGCTGCTGCACGCCTGGTCGGGAATCGGCAGCGTCTATCTCATCCTCGCCGTCATCGCCCTGCAGTCGGTCGGCTTCGCCGTCACCTCGGCCACGCGCGGGGCGATCATCCCCCGCATCGTGCCCACCGAGCGGGTTCCCGCGGCCAACACCCTCAACTTCCTGGTCAGCAGCATCGGCACGGTGGTCGGGCCGCTGCTGGCCGGGGTGGTGCTCGCCAAGGGCGGCTACGCCGCCGCGTACCTCATCGACGCGATCCTGTTCGGCGCCGGCTTCTACGCGGCCGTACGGCTGCCGACGCTGACACCCGTCGGTGAGATCTCCCGGCCGGGCCTGCGCTCGGTGGTCGACGGGCTCAAATACGTGGTGAGCAAGCCCGTCGTGTTCATGTCGTTCGTGGTGGACATCATCGCGATGGCGTTCGCGATGCCGAGGGCGCTGTTCCCGGAGATGGCGGCCGAGCGCTTCGGCGGGTCCGCGGTGGCGTTCGGCTGGCTGTCGGCGAGCATCGCCATCGGGGCGGTCGTCGCCGGCGTCTTCTCCGGCTGGGTCGGCCGCGTACGCCGCCAGGGGGTGGCGCTCACGCTCGTGATCGCCCTGTGGGGCGTGACGGTGGCCGCCGCGGCGCTGGCCCAGCCGTTGTGGCTGGTCGTGGCGCTGCTGGCGATCGGCGGGGCGACCGACCTCGCCTCCGCCGTCTGGCGGCAGACGATCCTGCAGACCTACGCGCCCGACGAGATGCGGGGACGCCTGCAGGGGGTGTTCATGGTCGTCGTCGCGGGCGGGCCCCGGCTCGGTGACCTGCGGGCGGGCGCCACCGCCGACGCCTTCGGGCTGGTGCCCTCGTGGGCGGGCGGCGGCCTCGTGTGCGCCCTGCTGGTCCTGGTGACCGGGTTCGGCGTGGCCGCCTTCCGCCGGTACGACGCCATGGCGAGCCGCCCGGACACGGCCTGA
- a CDS encoding LacI family DNA-binding transcriptional regulator yields MTTTREPTPPDRTPSRPLTIAQIAELAGVSPATVSKVVNGRSEVAPETRALVEDLIREHGYRRQKKRPTAAPLIELVFNELEGAYAMEVIKGVEHVAREHGLAVVVSSLQEDHHPPATGWIEGVIGRRPHGVIVVFSGLTKAQHEQFKTRDIPVVLVDPTGDPGHELPSVGAGNWSGGLSAARHLLELGHRRIGLITGPAHALSSRARLDGFRAAMDAAGVPTDPQLVRQGDFSAEDGLAHARSLLAMPRPPTAVFAFNDAQAMGVYQAAHEMGLRIPDELSVVGFDDLPMAQWLIPALTTVRQPLAEMAAAATAMVVAIARGESPVQNRIELTTGLVVRGSTAPLVA; encoded by the coding sequence ATGACGACGACCAGGGAGCCGACACCCCCCGACCGCACCCCCTCCCGGCCGCTGACCATCGCCCAGATCGCCGAGCTGGCTGGGGTGTCGCCCGCGACCGTCTCCAAAGTCGTCAACGGCAGGTCGGAGGTCGCCCCCGAGACCCGCGCCCTGGTCGAGGACCTGATCCGCGAGCACGGCTACCGCCGGCAGAAGAAACGCCCCACCGCCGCTCCGCTCATCGAGCTGGTCTTCAACGAGCTGGAGGGCGCGTACGCGATGGAGGTCATCAAGGGGGTCGAGCACGTGGCGCGCGAGCACGGCCTCGCGGTGGTCGTGTCCTCGCTGCAGGAGGACCACCACCCTCCCGCCACGGGCTGGATCGAAGGGGTGATCGGCCGCCGTCCCCACGGCGTGATCGTGGTCTTCTCCGGCCTCACCAAGGCCCAGCACGAGCAGTTCAAAACCCGCGACATCCCCGTGGTGCTGGTCGATCCCACCGGCGACCCCGGGCACGAGCTGCCCTCGGTCGGCGCGGGCAACTGGAGCGGCGGCCTGTCGGCCGCGCGTCACCTGCTCGAGCTGGGACATCGGCGTATCGGGCTCATCACCGGCCCCGCCCACGCTCTCTCCAGCCGCGCCCGGCTCGACGGGTTCCGCGCCGCCATGGACGCCGCCGGCGTGCCGACGGACCCGCAGCTCGTCAGGCAGGGCGACTTCAGCGCCGAGGACGGCCTGGCGCACGCCCGCTCCCTGCTCGCGATGCCCCGGCCCCCGACCGCCGTTTTCGCCTTCAACGACGCGCAGGCCATGGGCGTCTACCAGGCGGCCCACGAGATGGGCCTGCGCATCCCCGACGAGCTGAGCGTGGTCGGCTTCGACGACCTGCCGATGGCGCAGTGGCTCATCCCCGCGCTGACCACGGTGCGCCAGCCGCTGGCCGAGATGGCCGCCGCCGCCACGGCCATGGTCGTCGCCATCGCCCGGGGGGAGTCTCCGGTGCAGAACCGCATCGAGCTCACCACCGGCCTCGTCGTACGCGGCAGCACCGCTCCGCTCGTGGCGTGA
- a CDS encoding glycoside hydrolase family 3 N-terminal domain-containing protein, with product MTFVDAPGLAPWRDGDRPLDERVEALLAEMTLEEKVAQLGSVWVDISPAGSEAAGGNVAPLQDLFMKDGADLADRMRDGVGHLTRVYGTAPVSPAEGAAGLRKLQEQVVAANRFGIPAIAHEECLTGFATYGATAYPTPLAWAATFDPGLVERMARAIGDDLRAVGVHQGLSPVLDVVRDYRWGRVEETLGEDPYLVGQLGAAYVRGLENAGIIATLKHFAGYAASRAGRNHAPVSIGPREMADVILPPFETAIREGGARSIMNSYTDIDGVPVAASTALLRGVLRDQWGFDGTVVADYWAVPFLAMNHHVAADEAHAGAIALRAGIDVELPETVGYGSRLVEQVRSGNVEEALVDEAVRRVLRQKIELGLLDDGPLVPEDAGEADLDSPRNRDLARTVAERSVVLLSNPAGALPLASGTTARIAVIGPCADDPQTLLGCYAFPNHVLGRFPGHGMGLPVSPVLDLLRAEFPDAGLDFARGADVSGDDTSGIAEAAALAGRSDLALLFVGDRAGLFGNGTSGEGCDAAHLALPGVQPELVEAVLATGTPTVLVVVSGRPYAIGAYAERTAATVQAFLPGVEGGAAIAGVLSGRVEPSGRLPVQIPGSPFVNPSTYLQPPLGLHSEGISVSDPTPAFPFGHGLSYTTVAYDGLTTSTERCPTDGTVEARVTVTNTGSRPAEEVVQLYASDPVAQVARPVAQLVGFARVPLAPGQTREVVFEVPTDAFSYTDPGLRRIVEPGVIALTAGPSAADRPLRTDILLTGDTVVLGGARRLTTHARVQEPAS from the coding sequence ATGACATTCGTAGACGCGCCGGGGCTCGCGCCCTGGCGGGACGGCGACCGGCCTCTCGACGAGCGCGTGGAGGCGCTGCTGGCCGAGATGACGCTGGAGGAGAAGGTCGCCCAGCTCGGATCGGTGTGGGTCGACATCTCACCCGCCGGCTCGGAGGCGGCGGGTGGCAACGTCGCGCCGCTCCAGGACCTGTTCATGAAGGACGGCGCGGACCTCGCCGACCGGATGCGCGACGGGGTCGGCCACCTGACCCGCGTGTACGGCACCGCCCCGGTGAGCCCGGCGGAGGGGGCGGCCGGGCTGCGCAAGCTGCAGGAGCAGGTGGTCGCGGCCAACCGGTTCGGCATCCCCGCCATCGCGCACGAGGAGTGCCTGACCGGGTTCGCCACCTACGGCGCGACCGCCTATCCCACCCCGCTGGCCTGGGCCGCGACCTTCGATCCCGGGCTCGTGGAGCGGATGGCCCGGGCCATCGGCGACGACCTGCGCGCCGTCGGCGTCCACCAGGGCCTGTCGCCGGTCCTCGACGTGGTCCGCGACTACCGCTGGGGCCGGGTCGAGGAGACGCTCGGCGAGGACCCCTACCTGGTGGGACAGCTCGGCGCGGCCTACGTGCGCGGCCTGGAGAACGCCGGGATCATCGCGACGCTCAAGCACTTCGCCGGATACGCCGCCTCCCGGGCCGGCCGCAACCACGCCCCGGTCAGCATCGGCCCCCGCGAGATGGCCGACGTCATCCTCCCGCCGTTCGAGACGGCCATCCGCGAGGGCGGCGCCCGCTCCATCATGAACTCCTACACCGACATCGACGGCGTGCCGGTCGCCGCCAGCACCGCCCTGCTGCGCGGGGTGCTGCGCGACCAGTGGGGATTCGACGGCACGGTCGTGGCCGACTACTGGGCGGTGCCGTTCCTCGCCATGAACCACCACGTCGCAGCCGACGAGGCGCACGCCGGTGCGATCGCGCTGCGCGCGGGCATCGACGTCGAGCTGCCCGAGACGGTCGGCTACGGCTCGCGCCTGGTCGAGCAGGTGCGCAGCGGCAACGTGGAGGAGGCCCTGGTCGACGAGGCCGTACGCCGGGTGCTGCGGCAGAAGATCGAGCTCGGCCTGCTCGACGACGGCCCCCTCGTGCCGGAGGACGCCGGCGAGGCCGACCTGGACAGCCCTCGCAACCGCGACCTTGCCCGCACGGTGGCGGAACGCTCCGTCGTGCTGCTGAGCAACCCTGCCGGCGCGCTGCCGCTGGCCTCCGGGACGACCGCCCGCATCGCCGTCATCGGCCCGTGCGCCGACGACCCGCAGACCCTGCTCGGCTGCTACGCCTTCCCCAACCACGTGCTCGGCCGTTTCCCCGGCCACGGCATGGGCCTGCCCGTCTCCCCCGTCCTCGACCTCCTGCGGGCCGAGTTCCCCGACGCCGGCCTGGACTTCGCCCGGGGCGCCGACGTGTCGGGCGACGACACCTCGGGCATCGCCGAGGCCGCCGCCCTGGCCGGGCGGTCCGACCTCGCCCTGCTGTTCGTCGGCGACCGGGCCGGGCTGTTCGGCAACGGCACCTCCGGCGAGGGCTGCGACGCCGCTCACCTCGCCCTGCCCGGCGTGCAGCCGGAACTGGTCGAGGCGGTCCTGGCCACCGGCACGCCGACCGTGCTCGTCGTGGTGTCCGGCCGCCCGTACGCGATCGGCGCCTACGCCGAGCGCACCGCCGCCACGGTCCAGGCGTTCCTGCCGGGCGTGGAGGGCGGCGCGGCGATCGCGGGCGTGCTCAGCGGCCGGGTCGAGCCCTCGGGCCGCCTGCCCGTCCAGATCCCCGGCTCGCCCTTCGTCAACCCCTCCACCTATCTGCAGCCGCCTCTCGGACTGCACAGCGAGGGGATCTCCGTGTCCGACCCGACCCCGGCCTTCCCCTTCGGCCACGGGCTGTCGTACACGACCGTCGCGTACGACGGGCTGACGACCTCGACGGAGCGGTGCCCCACGGACGGCACGGTCGAGGCGCGGGTGACCGTCACCAACACCGGCTCCAGGCCGGCGGAGGAGGTCGTGCAGCTGTACGCCTCCGACCCGGTGGCGCAGGTGGCCCGCCCCGTCGCGCAGCTCGTCGGCTTCGCCCGGGTGCCGCTCGCGCCGGGGCAGACCCGCGAGGTGGTCTTCGAGGTCCCCACCGACGCCTTCTCCTACACCGATCCCGGTCTGCGCAGGATCGTCGAGCCGGGCGTCATCGCGCTCACCGCCGGTCCGTCCGCCGCCGACCGTCCGCTGCGGACCGACATCCTGCTGACCGGCGACACCGTCGTGCTCGGCGGGGCCCGGCGGCTCACCACGCACGCGCGGGTGCAGGAACCGGCCTCCTGA